AAGCTTCATAATTCATGTCGGGGCAAGCGAGAGGGTACGCTTTCAGCAGCAAGCCCAATCGCCTGACCCAGGCGGAATGTAGAGCTGtgctctttcccttcctgcagctaTCAAAGGAAGCACAAGGGGAGGCTTATTTTTAGCAGTCAGGAACAAAAGCCAAGTGCGTGAGAGAGTTGTGGGTGACAAGGTTGCAAGTCACCTGGAAACGGTTATAGGCACCAGCACCATTTTGAGACTGTGCGAGCTCTAATTCCTGAACAAtgcttttctgtgctgtaaaAGACTTGCCAAAACAACTTCTGGAACAGATGTAGCTTCCGAGTGCCATCTGCTGGCTACGTGGCTGCAGATTTGCTGGCCTCCATATTGGCGTAAATGACATAGAAACAATGCCCAGGAAGGAAGCTATGGATTTCAATGGATGCCAGAACAGCAAGCCAAACTAGCAGATAAAGTGGTTTTCCTCCCTAAGAACAGTTCCTCCGCTAAGacagtagtttatttttaaacaaagtggAAAATTATGTTGGAACTGCTAAATACTCCGATGTATTTTAATGCGCGCGCTTTGTAGGTAAAAGTCACCAAAGGAACATTCCTTGTCCAAGCAAATCATTAAAGAAGATGATGTGAAACAGCATGACAAATTGATATGCTACCATTTAATTAAGATCCACAGGAtgcttttaatgcaaattttacttttttcagcaAGTCTAGGAATTTTCCACCTAAACAGTTTTGTCTGTGCGATCCATCTATATTTACTAACCTAACTGGAAAACATGAATGTAGAGGACAttcttgcagttttattttgctatttacaGACAATTGAAAATCACATTTGCTTAATTCTATGTAATGTATTTATTCCAAAGTAGCATCTTTTGTGATTTAAACCCGCCCCAGACTTACTGCTGATTTATGATCATTTGCTATGATGATCAGCTGTTGTGCCAGACCATTCAAAAGCCTTGTTCGAAGCGAGAGGTCCTCAAAGTCATGGcgaaaaggaaatgcaattccATCAACTACCACCAGTCGGAcctaaatgcaaaaagaaaagggaaaactacCATTACTATCCtacaaacaaatgacaaaaagcaGTAAGACCTCTTTTTAAGTGCACCGCAATGTTTTATATAAGGTGATGACAATCTTTTATTTCATACTCAGATGTGCATGACAGTATAACACCTACTGTCTCTATATATATACATCAGAGAAAATCAGCACTCCACAGGAGTGCAGAGGGAAGAGCTTCAAGCTCCAAGCACACTAGTACACTTGCTAAGTGCAGTACTGCATTATGCATAGCTACTAGCTCAGACCCTAGCTGCACTAGCTTAAACACAATGCTGCACTAAGCTCTCCCATTAGTTAACTCAGCACAGAGCTGCCCTTCCGACGGTTTCCAGTTACTCACTTACAGCTAGCTGACTTATCTCTGCAGCACCTGCTACAGAATACAAAATAACAAAGCTGGACTTAAAGCCTTGCAGAaaagaagctggaggaaaaaaaaaaaatcattaaacatCAGAATTGTACTTCAACTCTCCACGAACACTAATTTATTTCACCTTCtccctcaaaaaataaaatccaaaccaaaactaGAATACATGCTGTCTGCAGTCACTGTTAAGATAAATCATGAGATTCTAATTATCGGTGATCTATCTTAGAAACATGGATTTTAACAGATGCTTAAAGATATTCCAGACACTATGGAATGGAGCAGAGAACCTGTCTTGCCTGAAGATGTTTGCtttgctgaattatttcttttgtagcaATCATTAGCTGAAGCTAGAGCACAATGCTGCTGCTGGCTCATCACCCTCAAGACACTATATAAACATTAGTCTGGGATTTTGATTTATTCTAACTTCATTTGTTGTAGCTGTTTTGATGACCCAAGTCTGTCTGAAATACAGAAGGGAGACAGATAGTCTTACAGTGTTTGCATGTTCAGATGTCACTCAAATCCTAGCTATCTACAAGTTCTTGCATTAATGCACAAGATAACAAATTGGAAACAACACGAGAAAACTGATTTTCTGTATTATTGATTTAACTTATTACTGGGAAGTAGTTTTGTGGCTGGAACATACAAGCCTGCAGCAAACATCACCCTGTGAAATGGCCCTGGGcctccaactgaaaaaaaagaaaaatcttaacttgaaaaagaagattaaataGTTAGAACTAAACCAAGATattcttctgtttcctcatttttcctccttcctgcaaaTTCTTTTCTATGAGCCTGTACATCTTCCTCATGCATAATTTTTTGACTTTAAGAACAATCAGTTTAACAGTATAAACATGACTCATGCTGGAAAGGAATGTATACGTAGTTATATAACTTGCCTGTCAGATGAATATGTCCAGGTAGGATGCAATTTAGTTTATTTTCTCCCAGTTCCACTTATAAAATAGCAAACAAGTAGACTTAAAGTATTCAAAAGTAGGCTACATAGAGAAAGCTTGGTAACACACACCTTCTACCATGTCAGTTTGTCTCTACTAGACCTTAAAGAATTATGTTTATTACAACAAGAATATTTTCTAACATAGTCTTTTTCATATTATTGGTCTATCTCATATTATTAACAAGATCTCAAACTAATTCATATTTCCCAATGACACCCTCTACAACTAtgtctctctgaaaaaaaatctaaaacctgGAGGTTTCCTGTGGTCCCAGTCTCAGCTCCATGTCTGCACAGAGGGATCAGGCTAATTTTAATGAGAGCTGGACTGCAATGAGCAATCTGTCAAGTCACTTATAGCCTGTCCAAGGAATCACCAGAAGGTCTTATGGTTCTCCTGCAACCTTCAGTATTTCAGGCTCCAGGCCAAGCACAGATAATCAGCACAGATGGTACCAGAGAACTGCAGCCCAATGTAACTGTGCTAATGAAGCCATGTACTTTCCACAAGAGCAAAGACAACAGGGCACCGTTAGTACctggcagagaaagggaaatacCAGATTACACTAAGCAAAAGTAAGACTCCCACCTCCGCTTTCAAGAACATAACAGATTCCAAAAATGGAAATGATATGCAAAAGACAATCTAACTAAACAACACTCATTTGTGCTCTGTTAGAATAAGGCACAAGTCATCTTCCCTGAAGCCTGTTAGGGAGTGATCTGCTGTGCAGAATCTAGAAATCTGGGAGGTGGTGAAAATCTGCCTTACAATAGCAATTCACTAAGACACTAGGTACTAGGAAACTTTTTGGCTGTCCACCCAAGAGTCAAGCTGCAGGCTCTGGTTGCTTGTAGCAACAGAAGATGTAttggaaagaaggagaagagtCACTTTCTGGATGCCAAGATGGTGCAGGATGCTTCTGGTTCTCAGTTACCttctaggacaaaaaaaaaggcactaagcCTTTCTGATCCCCCAGCATCATGGTGATCACACGCACACCTGGCTCAGAGACTCTTCTGCAAAGCAGTTTTGCGATGATTCATAACTCAGTGCTCACAGAAATGTTACAACATGTGGCAACATAGATCCAGTATCCTCGCCTCAAAGTGGAGATTCAGGATGATGGCAGCAGTGGTAGCAAAAGCAAATTACTCTCAAGGGTATTCGGGATgggaatgaaaaagcaaacaagcaagcaagctttACATTTGTACTCTGGCATCATCCAATATATTACTGCCAAGCTGATGAGGTACCAAGGTGTTACTCATGTTACTCTACCTACAACAGATGAACATCCCTGAAAATCTTTAGTGTGAAGATGAGTGATAAAGTCTGCAATAACCCTTACCTTTGAATGCTCTGAAAGAAAGTCTGGGAGGAGGTAGACCTGTGCAAGAAGCTCTATGTAGTCACGGCAACGGAAGTAATATATGTGAGAAAGGATACTTTCAAGAGAGAAAGTCTCCAAAGCTTTTAGATGATCTGAGAACAAATAAATGGATGAGTAAATGAGTCAGAAGTCTGTACTAGCATATTGCTACTTTCATCATTCTACCAAACTATGCCTTCCACATATAGCAACAGCAAAACCCCCAGAAACAGAAACAGTCAAGGTAAAGAGTGTGGGAAACATACCTTCCATCTGGCTTGAAAGTCAAGAAGGTGGTGAGCAGATGCTATCTCAGCATTTGCACATAGATACACTGGAGCCTCCAAGGGAGTGctccaaaaatgaaaaatttatttctgaagaaagaacTTTTCCAGTAAATCATTTTCAAGCCAGAACACCACCAGAGGACAACAGTGACTATTAATCATCCATTGTTTAATGTACAGGCAGTACCTCGTTTAATATGGTGTCCTTTTACCTCTGATCAAACAGAAGTTTGCTACATAAAATACTCTAAGAGTAACATAAAAGTTGTGTCAGTATCCCCAACACACTGATGAGTTATAGAATAAAACTCTTCATTAAATGCAACCTAGCTATATTGACCTTATGGAAGAGCTGAATTCCAGCCACAGTTTTACAATATGGGGCTTCAGCAGCAACACTGCCTTAAGAAATTCTGCCgttcctcttctctttccccagctgctctTCCTGTCCCTGCGTTGCAGCACATTATCCCTCAGTTTTGCTGACAgagttgtgtttgggttttgctgtAAATTCGATCAttaaagtgctaaaaaaaaaaaagcaaaagccaaaaaaccTACATAcctaaaaaccccacaaatcattatgtagaaaaagaattattcttaAAGCAGATCAGCTCAGTCTGCAGCATGGCTCCACATACTGACGCAGTTCAGGGTATGATACATACAAGTGGAAATGAAAGGCTGGCAGCAAGAAGTCCTtaagccagcactgctgctgaaacCCTCAAACTGTAAAACTGCAGCCTACGAGACACTCGTTTCACTCAGATCCTAGCCTACTAGGCAGAAAGAAACGACTTAGCAACGTTACCTTCTTCTTGATGAGCTTCAGCAATAAGCTGGCAATGCTGCACGCAGGCAGTTGCAATATCCACTACTCTGTCTACCATAAAACTTCCTTCAGTATCAATGAACACAGCTTCTCCAGCTACGCCCCCGAAGCATTCTGGGATCTGTACGTCTACTGCCAACTGCATACTGCcatgggaaacagaaaaaagataaatattgaCATCACCAAGCTTTCCCCTCCCAACTCACTCCTAAAGTGACATTTCTGCTGAGGAATACATGGAACAGGAAGCAGTACAGCCATTATCATTATTATATTTATAATGCTGTATAAGAATCAGAGATTGCAGTCATGACAACAAGAAAAATGAACTCTCTTCGTACTTAAACTGAACAAAGAAAAGTGATTCTCAGTTGCACAAaagtaatctaaaaataaaataccatagCTGTGTTTTCCCAACACCAGGCGCTCCACAGATCTCGGTGATTTTTGTTAGCTGCACACCACCTCCCAGAATATTGTCTAGTGCTGAACAAAAGGTGATGATGAAGCCCTGGGCTTGCTCTTCTTCCAGCAGTTCCAGCGCTGTGCACTTCCTGGTGGCGCCCGATGCCCCAGCAGTCCTTGCTGCCTCCCCGTGACATGCCTGCCTCACAACCTGTAATGCTTCCAGTGCCTCTTCTTTGGAGATTCCAATTTCTAGAAGAGTCAAACCCATGCAACACTACCTTATTTTTataaacagtgatttatttaaagTAGGAAGAGATAATTCAACTTGTTTGACAGAACCTGATCATTCTGCAGTGTAACACAAAAATATTAATCCTTTTAATATAACGATGCACATGGCTTGCCGACATCTCTGGAACTAATGATGTGATTTCAAAAGAACTCAGGGCAATGATGCCCTGCGTTCAGAATTCAGGTGACAGTAAGTgatctgcaaataaaaaaaaataatcaaaactgcTGTTCATAGACGCGCACGAGATCTGGCAGAGCAACGCGCCTATTCTGCACTGAATGTGCCATcacattaatttcatttgaagcaAATAAGGTCCCGTAAAAGAAGTCAGGTTGCAGACTAATAAGTGGCAGTGACACCAACTGATCGTACTCTGAATTCTCAGGGTATTCCAGGGCTGAGCACCTCACACATTATTTTTAGATTTGAAACACAGACCGAATAAGAGAGGTGAGATACCTGCAGATATCTCCGTGGGTCTATCTGCATACACACCTATCTGTCAGGATCTAGCTACTTCACTGATCTTCAAGGCAAAACTATTACCATGTATTGTCACAGGTAATAAACCTACTGATAATCAAAATCACGATACACTTCTTACAACGGCTGTGAAACTCTTATTTAGGTTCTTGGAAAAGGTAACCTGACTTCATAGAAGCTTATTGTGTTTAAAGCACGGACAgttggggaaagaagaggaatgaGAGAGGCAGAATcctctggtttttctttttctgtacccCATTTACATCTATCACTCAGCATAAGAAGGATCTTTTATCAGaatcgtcttttttttttttgcttaggcACATGTGAAAGTCAGTAACTATTTACCTTCgcatgtaaaatatttactttaacaTGTAAATGTTTACTTTCACAAGTAGCCCATTCCTCTAGGCTGACCCGAGGTCTCGGGGAGTCCCTCAGGGGAGCTGCCCAGAGCTGAGCCGCGGCACTTCAGCATCCATTCGCCATTTAAATAAGCGAAACCCTGCCGAACACCCGGCCTCGCTAATAAGCTACTACGAAAGCTCCGCGGAAAGGGAAGGGCTGCGGGGGAGACCTGCCCCGAACGGGGGGGGGATGCCCGGGAGGCGGCCTGCGGGGACGAGGGCCGCCGGGCGCGGACCCGCCGGCAGCGGGGGAGCCCGTCCCCCCGCCGGTACCTTTGCTCAGCCCGCAGGGGCCggtctccagcagctcctgcgcCGTCTGGAAGCCGGCGGCGACGAGCCTGGCCCGCAGCGCGGGGGCGAGCGGCAGGCTGCCCACCTCCCGCTGCATGCCGCCGGGCCGCGCTAGGCCGCGCCacgccccgcccctccgcgggCCGGCACCGCCCTCGCCGGCGCGCGCCTCCCGCGCCCGACTCCGGCGCGAACCGCCGGCCGCGCGCGtggcgggaggggaggaggtggccgccgccgcgcatgcgcgctgggACGTGGCCGCGTGCCGCGGCCGTTGGGGAGGTGTCGGCGCTGAGGCGGGTGAGGTGCTGGGCCCGGCTGTGCGGTGACGGGGTGTGCGCGCAGCCTGGGGCCGGGGGCGTTAGTCGTGGGAAGAGGGCAGGAACAGCCAAAGGGCTGGTGGGcttgagcagccctgacccaggAGTGGTGCTGGTTTTGTCCTGCCTTCGTCCAGGCAAGAGAGGCCTACACACCTGACTGGCTTTAGGGGTCTGTCTGCGATCCCCGGGTTGTCacctctcccttttcttctttgggACCATGTTTTCCCTTGGCCAGGCCTTGCCCACTAACAGAGTCCCTCATCGGTGTGTCTCGCGGGCAGGCCTTTCGTCAGAGGGCACAGCTGGGGGGAGGGAGgtagccagcaggactagagggCTGAGTTGCCTTCACCCTCTGTCTCAAAGAGTTGTCTGGAGGAAGCAGCCATGGCTCATTGTGCCAGCTACTGAAGTTTTTGAAGTCTTTGAGCTATGGTGTTTTGCAGCTTCATTATGTTTCATACCTTTTCCTAGTTCTGTTGAGGAAACAAGATGGCTCACGCTCTCCCTCTTCCAATTCCCTGCCCAGTCCAGCTTGGAAGTATAAAAGGTGACTCCCTGGAAGCTCAGCTGCATGAGTATGTCAGGCAAGGAAACTATGTGAAAGTGAAGAAGCTtctgaaaaaaggtaaaagctaaGTTTAGACAAGTACTGGCAGaaaagttttactttttcctgtatGCTTATATTTGTGGTAAAAAAAGCCTACTGTGTACAATTGCATTTTGTGAGTGAAATATGTTTGCAAAATGTATTATAGTTTGCCTTTTCTGGTAAGTGGCACTAATTATTGCATCAAAAAACATGTTATGAGTATAagtaaattgaaaagaaaactaaGCTTTTAGTTGTAAGGTGCTCATAAGGAAATGATTGAGGTGGTGTAAAACTAAAATTCTGAGTGTGTGCTTTAGGAATACACTCTTTAAATGGGATTTTAACTTTAATTCTGATTGTAAAATGCTTTAGGTATGGACTAGATACTGGTCTTTTTGACACCTAGACTTTTAAGTACATGGGACCAGGGAATTTTGTAAACGAAACCTCGATGCAGTTCTGTTTCGTTTTTACTATGAAGAACTTCAATAGCCTGGCCTGTTCCTAGAGGCGTGACTTCTCTAGAGCACCGCTGACTGGATGTGCCAGCTGGGGCTGCCCGAGCGCTGCGGGCGCTGGGCTCCGCTGCAGGCGGGCGCTGACTTCCGCGGCAGACGGGTCCCGCCCTCCCTccgcgccgcgggggctgcgcagCTCGGGGCGGGGCGGCCTCCCCGCAGGGGGCGGTGTCCGCGCGCCTGCCTGCTGAGAGCAGCGCGTCTGATTGGGTGTGTGAGGCTGAGGATGCAAATGAGGGGGCGTGTCCCGTTCACCGCCCCGTGGGTGGTGGAGCGGGACCGTGGGTCGCAGGCCGCGGTTCCGCGGCGGCGGTGGCTCGGCGGTAGCGCGGGGAGGGTCGCTGTCCTTGCGGTGTTTCGTTGGGGTGGTGTGTCCGTGTGGTAGAGGGCAGTGCGTGGCGGTGGGGGTGGCGGCGCGGGCGGTGTGTTGTTAAGACTATACTTTCAGGGATCATTTCTGTAGTTGGTCACTAGAGGAGAGTGATCGCACCTGTACGGCGTCACAAGCCACGAGGAGGAGCGAGGTGTTCTCTCCTGAGCGCGAAGCGGGCGGGCGGTGCTGCTTGGGCAGGAGCCGCCCGCCATTGATGACCGTTCCCAGTCCTTCGGgactgggagggagagagcacGGGCTGAGTGGTttgtgccccttttttttttgccttggttcCAAAAGCAGTTGGTGCGGGGAGAAGGGGGTGTCTCTGGTCAGGGGCAGTTCCCTGCGAGCCTTCGTCCCGCGGAACACGTAGGCTGCCTCCTGCGCCCCAGAGCAGACAGTACTTGGTTTCTCACAAGCTCCTCAGTGGATTTTCGATAGCAGACAGTACGGGATAGGTTTAGGTTTTAATGTCCGAGGGGGGTGAAGTTAGTTATTGagtggaaagaaatgttttgaacGTTTGTTAGTAGCTGGGTGTGCAAACCAGGCGATGGTATTCTCGAGCCATCTGTTGTATAGAGCAAGGTGATGTGGTGGGTACTGTGGAGTTGTTTCTGATGAACAGTGTTCATTGGAGGGTGACAAGGGACTGAGGAGAAACTGCTCAGGATTTGCCTTTCGTGACGTGTTGTGGAAGCCTGTGTCGCTCAGGCTAGATCTGGAGCATGGTAAACTTTTGTCCAGAGTCTGATGGGAGTTAGGGAGAAACTGTTTGATATTGTGCTCCTTATGCCGTCCAATGCCATGGAAGATAGAATACCCTGTGGCCTCAGGATCCAACCTGATGTATCTGCTGGGGTCTGGGGCTGGGAGAAACTGATCAGCATTATGTTGACACTGTGGTGTGGAAGTCCTTTGGTGCTCAGGCTGGATCCAGAGATGTAAAGGATAGCGTTAATGACGATGGTACTCTGTGGGGTTGTTCTAGTTGTACATGAGAGTCTGCCTGAAAGTGTTGGGCCTTGGTAGCCCCTGGAAGCCAATACATCCCCTTCAGAGCAGAACGCAAGAGACATGCAGTGCTGCCCCGTGTTGGTGCTGGGGCCTCTTCTCCTCTGGTGgcgtggggcagagggagcacgGACAGACGGTCGTCTCTTGTATTGTCTCATGAAAACTGCAACAGCCCAGGCTCGGGTGGGCGTAGCGCCAGTGAACGGTGCTGGGCAATTTGCTTGCGGAGCCTGGGCTCTGCGGCCCTGTGCTTGCGTGGGTGGAGGACGCCGGCGCCCCGCCGGTAGCCGGGCGCagtggggcggggggcagcgagCGGCGCCGGGCCGGACTGGGCGGCCTCAGCGGCGGGGGAGCGGAGGCGGAGCCGCGCGCCTGCCTGCTGAGAGCAGCGCGTCTGATTGGGTGTGTGAGGCTGAGGATGCAAATGAGGGGGCGTGTCCCGCTCACCGCCCCGCGCGGCCTTCCCGTGGGTGGCGGAGCGGGACCGTGGGTCGCAGGCCGCGGTTCCGCGGCGGCGGTGGCTCGGCGGTAGCGCGGGGAGGGTCGCTGTCCTTGCGGTGTTTCGTTGGGGTGGTGTGTCCGTGTGGTAGAGGGCAGTGCGTGGCGGTGGGGGTGGCGGCGCGGGTGGTGTGTTGTTAAGACTATACTTTCAGGGATCATTTCTGTAGTTGGTCACTAGAGGAGAGTGATCGCACCTGTACGGCGTCACAAGCCACGAGGAGGAGCGAGGTGTTCTCTCCTGAGCGCGAAGCGGGCGGGCGGTGCTGCTTGGGCAGGAGCCGCCCGCCATTGATGACCGTTCCCAGTCTTtcggggctgggagggagagagcacGGGCTGAGTGGTTTgtgcccctcttttttttttgccttggttcCAAAAGCAGTTGgtgcggggagaggagggtgtCTCTGGTAAGGGGCAGTTCCCTGCGAGCCTCCGAACAAACACGTCCTGCAGAACACGTAGGCTCTCGGCTGCCTCCTGCGTCCCGAGTCCCTCAGTGGATTTTCGATAGCAGTGACAGTGTGGGCCTTCcacaggcaggggaggggggaagcagccTGGCCGGTTTAGGTTTTAATGTCCGGTGGGGTGGGGTTGTTCAGTGAAAAGAAACGCTTTGAAAGTTTGTTGGTACCTGGCTGTGCAAGTTAGGCAATGGTGTTCTCGAACCACCTGTTGTGCAGGGCAAGGTGACGAAGCCAATGTGTCCCcttcagagcagcaggcaagagaCGTGCAGTGCTGCCTGGTGAGCACAGACAGACAGTCGTCTCTTGTATTGTGTCATGAAAACTTTGCAACTGGCCTGTGCTGTccga
This DNA window, taken from Mycteria americana isolate JAX WOST 10 ecotype Jacksonville Zoo and Gardens chromosome 15, USCA_MyAme_1.0, whole genome shotgun sequence, encodes the following:
- the RAD51C gene encoding DNA repair protein RAD51 homolog 3 isoform X2; translated protein: MQREVGSLPLAPALRARLVAAGFQTAQELLETGPCGLSKEIGISKEEALEALQVVRQACHGEAARTAGASGATRKCTALELLEEEQAQGFIITFCSALDNILGGGVQLTKITEICGAPGVGKTQLCMQLAVDVQIPECFGGVAGEAVFIDTEGSFMVDRVVDIATACVQHCQLIAEAHQEEDHLKALETFSLESILSHIYYFRCRDYIELLAQVYLLPDFLSEHSKVRLVVVDGIAFPFRHDFEDLSLRTRLLNGLAQQLIIIANDHKSAVGNIVQITESEGVNHTISHYISWLPRCAASSCHSKCRRY
- the RAD51C gene encoding DNA repair protein RAD51 homolog 3 isoform X1; this translates as MQREVGSLPLAPALRARLVAAGFQTAQELLETGPCGLSKEIGISKEEALEALQVVRQACHGEAARTAGASGATRKCTALELLEEEQAQGFIITFCSALDNILGGGVQLTKITEICGAPGVGKTQLCMQLAVDVQIPECFGGVAGEAVFIDTEGSFMVDRVVDIATACVQHCQLIAEAHQEEDHLKALETFSLESILSHIYYFRCRDYIELLAQVYLLPDFLSEHSKVRLVVVDGIAFPFRHDFEDLSLRTRLLNGLAQQLIIIANDHKSAVVLTNQMTTRIGQSQSTLVPALGESWGHAATVRLIFHWDNSQRLATLYKSPSQKESTIPYHITSHGFRDVQPPAVTQNAEDTEMNPRKRPRREEET